The Ailuropoda melanoleuca isolate Jingjing chromosome 9, ASM200744v2, whole genome shotgun sequence genome includes a region encoding these proteins:
- the RPP25 gene encoding ribonuclease P protein subunit p25 translates to MAKPASPRSGQRRRMENFRKVRSEEAPVGGGAEGGGPGSSPFADLAPGAVHMRVKEGSKIRNLLAFATASMAQPATRAIVFSGCGRATTKTVTCAEILKRRLAGLHQVTRLRYRSVREVWQSLPQGPTPGQKPGEPAASLSVLKNVPSLAILLSKDALDPCQPGYQPPNSHPGPSSQPTAPTSKRSLGEPAAGEGSAKRLQPEPSAAEEDRTA, encoded by the coding sequence ATGGCGAAGCCGGCGTCCCCGCGGTCCGGGCAACGACGGCGCATGGAGAACTTCCGTAAGGTGCGCTCCGAGGAGGCgccggtggggggtggggccgAGGGGGGCGGCCCGGGCTCCAGCCCCTTCGCGGACCTTGCGCCGGGCGCTGTGCACATGCGGGTCAAAGAGGGCAGCAAGATCCGGAACCTGCTGGCTTTCGCCACCGCCAGCATGGCGCAGCCAGCCACGCGCGCCATCGTCTTCAGCGGCTGCGGTCGGGCCACCACCAAGACCGTCACGTGCGCGGAGATCCTCAAGCGCCGCCTGGCGGGCCTCCATCAGGTCACGCGGCTGCGCTACCGGAGCGTGCGCGAGGTGTGGCAGAGCCTCCCGCAGGGGCCCACACCGGGTCAGAAGCCTGGCGAGCCGGCCGCCAGTCTCAGTGTACTTAAGAACGTGCCCAGCCTCGCGATTCTACTTTCCAAGGATGCACTGGATCCCTGCCAACCCGGGTACCAGCCCCCGAACTCCCATCCCGGACCCTCGTCCCAGCCAACTGCACCGACGTCCAAGAGGAGCCTAGGGGAACCCGCGGCTGGAGAAGGCTCCGCTAAGCGGTTACAGCCTGAGCCAAGCGCTGCGGAAGAGGACCGGACGGCCTGA